One Cryobacterium roopkundense genomic region harbors:
- a CDS encoding dihydrolipoamide acetyltransferase family protein, translated as MIEITMPRLSDTMEEGAIVIWHKQPGDRVEVGDLLVEIETDKATMEYEAYEAGILSEYLVPEGQLAKIGAPIALLDDGTPSEASAPAAPPEAAVEPALGEPTVPIPVPETGERMFASPLVRKLARENHLDLSHVRGTGPGGRIIRADTVDLLSSSADAAASATPALVEPAGSAAPAAPVLAAPSAHAPAPTDKRAPESVPLSSLRRVVARRLGESARSIPHFFVTAAADAENLMLLRAELNEQLVAAGRPKVSVNDLLIRASALALREHPLVNASYIDDASTEMLVHNRINVGVAVASANGLMVPVIDDADQKTVSQLGAETRHLVALANDKKLTPGQMSGGTFTISNLGMFGVEQFTAIINPPEGAILAVGGTAREAVVVGDDVVARYRMRYTLSADHRIIDGALAAKFLQTLTRLIENPWTIVA; from the coding sequence ATGATCGAAATCACTATGCCGCGTCTCTCCGACACCATGGAGGAAGGCGCGATCGTGATCTGGCACAAGCAGCCCGGCGACCGCGTGGAGGTGGGTGACCTCCTCGTGGAGATCGAGACCGACAAAGCCACCATGGAATACGAGGCCTACGAGGCCGGAATTCTCAGCGAATACCTGGTGCCAGAGGGGCAGCTCGCGAAGATCGGAGCCCCGATTGCGCTGCTCGACGACGGCACGCCGAGCGAAGCGTCGGCCCCCGCCGCTCCGCCCGAGGCCGCGGTCGAGCCCGCCCTGGGCGAACCGACGGTGCCGATCCCGGTACCCGAGACGGGGGAGCGGATGTTCGCCTCCCCTCTCGTGCGCAAGCTCGCCCGCGAGAACCACCTCGACCTCAGCCACGTGCGCGGCACGGGCCCCGGTGGGCGCATCATTCGTGCCGACACCGTTGACCTGCTCTCGTCCTCGGCCGATGCTGCCGCGTCGGCAACGCCCGCGCTGGTGGAGCCCGCTGGATCTGCAGCGCCGGCCGCGCCCGTGCTCGCAGCGCCATCCGCTCACGCGCCCGCCCCAACTGACAAGCGCGCACCCGAGTCGGTGCCGCTGAGCTCACTGCGCCGCGTCGTAGCCCGCCGCCTGGGAGAAAGCGCCCGCAGCATCCCGCACTTCTTCGTGACAGCGGCAGCGGATGCCGAAAACCTCATGCTGCTGCGCGCCGAGCTCAACGAACAGCTCGTTGCGGCCGGCCGGCCGAAGGTGAGCGTCAACGACCTGCTGATCCGCGCGAGCGCGCTCGCGCTGCGCGAGCATCCGCTTGTGAATGCCTCCTACATCGACGACGCGAGCACTGAGATGCTCGTGCACAACCGCATCAACGTGGGGGTGGCCGTGGCGTCCGCGAACGGCCTGATGGTGCCCGTGATCGACGACGCCGACCAGAAGACGGTCAGCCAGCTCGGCGCCGAGACCAGGCACCTCGTGGCGCTCGCGAATGACAAGAAACTGACGCCCGGGCAGATGTCGGGCGGCACGTTCACGATCAGCAACCTCGGCATGTTCGGCGTGGAGCAGTTCACCGCCATCATCAACCCTCCGGAGGGCGCGATTCTGGCCGTGGGCGGCACGGCGCGAGAAGCCGTGGTGGTGGGTGACGATGTCGTGGCGCGCTACCGCATGCGTTACACGCTGTCGGCCGACCATCGCATCATCGACGGCGCGCTGGCCGCGAAGTTCTTGCAGACGCTGACGCGCCTGATCGAGAACCCCTGGACCATCGTGGCCTGA